One stretch of Aquimarina sp. Aq107 DNA includes these proteins:
- the hemC gene encoding hydroxymethylbilane synthase, producing MQNRTIRIGTRDSELALWQAHTVQDKLKNLGYTTTLVPVKSTGDIVLDKPLYELGITGIFTKTLDIAMINNDIDIAVHSMKDVPTALPKGIVEGAVLERANVQDILLHKGLDFLQSKGTIATGSLRRQAQWLHKYPDHSVVDLRGNVNTRMKKLENNDWNGAIFAAAGLERINLKPKNYLDLDWMIPAPAQGAMLVVAKEEDLYCLEALSHLDHEESKVCVHIEREFLRKLEGGCTAPIGALATIKDDQINFTGVLMSLDGKEKIDIAKSINLTERDGFGIQCAQEVLNKGGKELMKKIKADLQ from the coding sequence GTGCAAAATAGAACAATTCGAATTGGTACGAGAGATAGTGAGTTAGCGCTTTGGCAAGCTCATACGGTACAAGATAAGTTAAAAAACCTTGGATATACTACAACATTAGTACCTGTAAAGTCTACAGGAGATATTGTTTTAGATAAACCATTGTATGAATTAGGAATCACCGGAATTTTTACCAAAACCTTGGATATCGCGATGATTAATAATGATATTGATATTGCTGTTCATTCTATGAAAGATGTTCCTACAGCTTTACCAAAAGGAATTGTAGAAGGAGCGGTTTTAGAAAGGGCTAATGTACAGGATATTCTATTACACAAAGGACTTGACTTTTTACAATCGAAAGGAACAATTGCCACTGGAAGCCTAAGAAGACAAGCGCAGTGGTTGCATAAATATCCAGATCATTCTGTTGTAGATCTAAGGGGAAATGTAAATACCCGAATGAAAAAGTTAGAAAATAATGATTGGAATGGAGCTATTTTTGCGGCTGCTGGATTAGAACGAATTAACTTAAAACCAAAGAATTATTTAGACCTAGATTGGATGATTCCAGCTCCTGCTCAAGGAGCTATGTTAGTGGTAGCCAAAGAGGAAGATTTATATTGTTTAGAGGCACTTTCTCATCTTGACCACGAAGAATCTAAAGTATGTGTGCATATAGAAAGAGAATTTCTACGAAAACTAGAAGGAGGTTGTACCGCGCCAATTGGAGCTTTGGCGACTATTAAAGATGATCAAATCAATTTCACAGGAGTTTTAATGAGTTTAGACGGAAAAGAAAAAATTGATATTGCTAAATCGATTAACCTTACCGAAAGAGATGGGTTTGGAATACAATGTGCTCAGGAAGTTCTAAACAAAGGTGGTAAAGAATTAATGAAGAAAATTAAAGCAGACTTACAATAA
- the hemA gene encoding glutamyl-tRNA reductase, which yields MELHLRTKGANFYTIGLSYKKADAEIRGHFSINEEAKTLILKQAKEEGVEGLLVMSTCNRTELYGFAQHPFQLIKLLCEHTHGTVEEFEKVAYVHKNSKAVSHLFRVGTGLDSQILGDFEIIGQIKAGFRASKKIQMINPFLERLTNAVIQASKRIKNETEISSGATSVSFAAVQYILARVPYVSDKNILLFGTGKIGRNTCENLVKHTKNDHIVLINRTRDKAEKVAGKFNLIVKDYDNLKQEVDHSDVLIVATGAQKPTITKDSISTDKPLLILDLSVPKNVDINVTELPNVTLVHMDHLSKITDDTLQRRRVHIPKAEGIIDEVKSEFDSWLETRKFAPTIKALKNKLASFKDAEINLQRKKFLDFNEEQATIISDRIIQKITNHFASHLKDENTSSDESIELIQKVFQIHNK from the coding sequence ATGGAACTTCACCTACGTACTAAAGGAGCTAATTTTTATACAATTGGTCTCAGCTATAAAAAAGCTGATGCTGAGATACGTGGTCATTTTAGTATAAATGAAGAAGCAAAGACATTAATTCTTAAGCAGGCAAAGGAAGAAGGAGTAGAAGGACTTTTAGTAATGTCTACGTGTAACCGTACTGAACTGTATGGTTTTGCACAACATCCGTTTCAATTGATTAAACTTTTATGTGAACATACACATGGAACTGTTGAGGAGTTTGAGAAAGTTGCATATGTTCATAAAAACAGCAAGGCAGTTTCGCATTTATTTAGAGTAGGAACTGGATTGGATAGTCAGATTTTGGGTGATTTCGAAATTATAGGACAAATAAAAGCAGGTTTTCGAGCTTCTAAGAAAATCCAAATGATCAATCCGTTTTTAGAACGATTGACAAATGCGGTTATCCAAGCTAGTAAACGTATCAAAAATGAAACTGAGATTTCTAGCGGTGCAACATCGGTTAGTTTTGCTGCGGTTCAATACATTTTGGCACGTGTTCCTTATGTATCTGATAAAAATATATTGTTATTTGGTACTGGAAAAATAGGAAGGAATACTTGCGAAAATCTAGTAAAGCATACTAAAAATGATCATATTGTTTTAATTAATCGTACTCGAGATAAGGCTGAAAAAGTAGCAGGAAAATTTAACCTGATAGTTAAAGATTATGATAATCTTAAACAAGAAGTTGATCATTCTGATGTATTAATTGTGGCTACTGGCGCTCAAAAACCTACAATTACTAAAGATAGTATTAGTACGGATAAGCCATTACTTATTTTGGATTTGTCTGTTCCAAAAAATGTGGATATCAATGTCACAGAATTACCAAATGTTACTTTAGTACATATGGACCATTTGTCTAAAATTACAGATGATACATTGCAACGAAGAAGAGTCCATATCCCTAAAGCAGAAGGTATTATTGATGAAGTTAAGTCGGAATTTGATAGTTGGTTAGAGACTAGAAAATTCGCACCAACAATAAAGGCATTAAAAAATAAATTGGCTTCTTTTAAGGATGCGGAAATCAATTTACAACGCAAAAAGTTTTTGGATTTTAACGAAGAACAGGCGACAATAATTAGTGATCGTATTATCCAAAAAATTACAAATCACTTTGCAAGTCATCTTAAAGATGAAAACACTTCTTCTGATGAAAGTATAGAATTGATTCAGAAAGTATTCCAAATACACAATAAGTAG
- a CDS encoding AraC family transcriptional regulator, producing the protein MEIQLKNNAPGILEETIIEDGFYILKFQNETNDSQRIIRDIDSSYIQFHFCIKGSMKFNFNNGSYAIPLPEKKSLLLYNPQRDLPMNLEMEKDSCLISLLISIKKFHSLFSKEADYIPFLGEGNRDKKYYTDTDVSPSMVVVLNQILNYNLHNSIKLLYFKGKSYELLSLYFNKPEDADIDQCPFLVDEENVLKIKQAKEIIISKMAEPPTLQELSKEIGLPLSKLKDGFKQIYGEPVYAFLFDYKMEVARQLLASGSHNVNEVGLKVGYSTASHFIAAFKKKFGTTPKKYVMNLS; encoded by the coding sequence ATGGAAATACAATTAAAAAATAACGCTCCAGGAATTCTTGAAGAAACCATTATAGAGGATGGTTTTTATATTCTCAAGTTTCAAAATGAAACTAATGATAGTCAACGTATTATAAGAGATATTGATAGTAGTTATATTCAATTTCATTTCTGTATTAAAGGTAGCATGAAATTTAATTTTAATAATGGAAGCTATGCAATACCGCTACCAGAAAAAAAATCTCTTCTTCTTTACAATCCACAACGTGATTTACCAATGAACCTAGAGATGGAAAAAGATTCTTGTTTGATATCTCTTCTAATTTCCATTAAAAAATTTCATTCTTTATTTTCAAAAGAAGCAGACTATATTCCATTTTTGGGAGAGGGAAATAGAGATAAAAAATATTATACCGATACAGATGTTTCTCCTTCTATGGTCGTAGTTCTAAACCAAATTTTAAATTATAATTTACATAATTCTATCAAGCTATTGTATTTTAAAGGCAAATCTTATGAATTATTAAGTTTATATTTTAATAAACCAGAAGATGCGGATATTGATCAATGTCCTTTTCTTGTTGACGAAGAAAATGTTCTTAAAATCAAACAAGCAAAGGAAATTATTATTTCGAAAATGGCAGAACCTCCAACACTTCAAGAGTTGTCTAAAGAAATTGGATTACCCCTTAGCAAGCTCAAAGATGGTTTTAAACAAATTTATGGAGAACCAGTATATGCTTTTTTATTTGATTACAAGATGGAAGTAGCTCGTCAATTATTAGCTTCGGGAAGTCATAATGTTAATGAAGTAGGATTAAAAGTAGGATATAGCACAGCAAGCCACTTTATAGCTGCATTTAAAAAGAAATTTGGGACTACCCCAAAAAAATATGTCATGAATCTTAGTTAA
- the hemH gene encoding ferrochelatase yields the protein MSKGVLLVNLGSPDSTDPKDVKKYLGEFLMDPRVIDVPLWARTLLVKGIILNTRPKKSAAAYKKIWWDEGSPLIVLSERLQKKVAERTSIPVGLAMRYGSLNIKKGLQELHDKGVDEVLIIPLYPQFAMATTETILVLAEELRKEHFPQMKFTDIPAFYDKKEYIEVLSNSIAEKIKDLDYEHLLFSYHGVPERHIRKSDVSNGNCKMDGKCCFKKGSVQHEFCYRHQCEMTTVQVAKKLGLKNGTYSTSFQSRLGFDPWLQPYTDRTIERMGKEGIKKMAIVTPAFVSDCLETLEEIAMEGEEIFHEVGGKEFTTIPCLNDRDDWSDVLGNWVNEWAEAKTPVLK from the coding sequence ATGAGTAAAGGAGTACTTCTTGTCAATTTAGGATCCCCTGATAGTACGGATCCAAAAGATGTAAAGAAATATCTTGGCGAATTTTTAATGGATCCCCGTGTTATAGATGTACCATTATGGGCAAGAACTTTATTGGTTAAAGGTATAATCCTTAATACACGTCCAAAAAAATCCGCAGCAGCTTATAAAAAAATATGGTGGGATGAAGGTTCTCCGCTTATTGTTCTTTCTGAAAGACTACAGAAAAAAGTAGCTGAGCGAACTTCAATTCCTGTTGGGTTAGCAATGAGATATGGATCTCTAAACATCAAAAAAGGATTACAAGAATTACATGACAAAGGAGTGGACGAAGTTCTAATAATTCCTTTGTATCCCCAATTCGCAATGGCAACCACCGAAACTATTTTAGTACTTGCCGAAGAATTACGAAAGGAGCATTTTCCGCAAATGAAATTTACGGATATTCCTGCATTTTATGATAAGAAGGAATATATTGAAGTATTGTCTAATAGTATTGCTGAAAAAATTAAAGATTTAGACTATGAACATCTTCTATTTAGCTATCATGGAGTTCCAGAAAGACATATAAGAAAAAGCGATGTTAGTAACGGAAACTGTAAAATGGATGGGAAATGTTGTTTTAAAAAAGGATCCGTACAACACGAATTTTGTTATCGTCACCAATGTGAAATGACAACTGTACAAGTAGCTAAAAAATTAGGACTAAAGAATGGCACATATTCTACATCATTTCAATCTAGATTAGGTTTCGATCCTTGGTTACAACCTTATACAGATAGAACTATCGAAAGAATGGGAAAAGAAGGAATTAAAAAAATGGCAATTGTTACTCCGGCATTCGTTTCTGATTGTTTAGAAACACTTGAAGAAATAGCCATGGAAGGCGAAGAAATTTTTCACGAAGTTGGTGGTAAAGAATTCACTACAATCCCTTGTCTTAATGATCGTGATGATTGGTCTGATGTTTTGGGGAATTGGGTTAATGAGTGGGCTGAAGCTAAAACCCCAGTTCTAAAATGA
- a CDS encoding MATE family efflux transporter, whose product MTKTSSEALGTQPIGKLLIQQAVPASIGILVMSLNMIVDTAFLGNWIGGLAISAVQVVLPFTFFIGAIGLAIGIGGSSVLSRALGSGDQDKALRVFGNQTTLTFLISGSLALIGLLFQDFFIGFLGAEESFKEYALVYYKIVLYGIVMLSMSMMGNNVIRAEGKPKFAMVAMILPAIGNIFLDYILINVLGYGMEGAAWATFISYAICFGFILWFFVAKSELRLNLECIKLKKKIVNEISGLSFVTLARQGTIAVLGILLNNVLGNYGDELDIASYGIIRTVLMFALFPVIGVNQGFMPIAGYNYGAEKFQRVRESINTSITYGGILAILIFTIIMVFPQQFISIFVSTKESLDPETLANNKEILNRTPSALRIVFLATPVIIVQLIGSAYFQSIGKVIPALLLSLTKQGFFLIPLILLLPTFFGVFGVWIAFPIADVVSTILTGYYLNREVRKTLVLPKNV is encoded by the coding sequence ATGACAAAAACAAGCTCTGAAGCTTTAGGAACACAACCCATTGGGAAACTCTTAATACAGCAAGCTGTTCCTGCATCCATAGGAATATTAGTCATGTCACTAAACATGATCGTTGATACTGCTTTTTTAGGAAACTGGATAGGCGGGTTAGCAATTTCGGCAGTACAAGTAGTTCTTCCTTTTACTTTTTTTATAGGAGCTATTGGTTTAGCAATAGGTATTGGAGGCAGTTCCGTTTTATCAAGGGCATTAGGATCTGGAGATCAAGATAAAGCATTAAGGGTTTTTGGAAATCAGACGACACTTACTTTTTTAATTTCTGGTTCATTAGCATTAATTGGATTATTATTTCAAGATTTTTTTATTGGTTTTCTGGGGGCCGAAGAATCTTTTAAAGAATACGCTCTTGTATACTATAAAATTGTTCTGTATGGTATTGTGATGTTATCCATGTCTATGATGGGTAATAATGTAATTCGCGCAGAAGGCAAACCAAAATTTGCGATGGTCGCTATGATATTACCAGCTATAGGTAATATTTTTCTAGATTATATTTTAATTAATGTTTTGGGATATGGAATGGAAGGAGCAGCCTGGGCCACTTTTATTAGCTATGCTATTTGCTTTGGATTTATACTATGGTTTTTTGTTGCTAAAAGCGAACTAAGATTAAATCTAGAATGCATAAAACTAAAAAAGAAAATTGTAAATGAAATAAGTGGTTTAAGCTTTGTAACCTTAGCCAGACAGGGCACCATTGCTGTTTTGGGAATTCTATTAAATAATGTACTTGGTAATTATGGTGATGAATTAGATATCGCATCTTACGGAATTATCAGAACAGTACTGATGTTTGCTTTATTCCCTGTAATTGGTGTTAATCAAGGATTTATGCCAATTGCCGGATATAATTATGGAGCAGAGAAATTTCAACGTGTCCGAGAATCTATTAATACGTCTATCACTTATGGAGGAATACTAGCTATTTTAATATTTACCATTATCATGGTTTTCCCGCAACAGTTTATCTCTATTTTTGTGAGCACTAAAGAATCATTAGATCCTGAAACACTTGCAAATAACAAAGAGATCCTAAATAGGACTCCTTCAGCATTACGAATTGTTTTTCTTGCAACTCCTGTAATCATTGTACAACTTATAGGATCAGCATATTTTCAGTCTATAGGAAAAGTAATCCCTGCACTATTGCTAAGCTTGACAAAACAAGGCTTCTTTTTAATTCCACTTATCCTATTATTACCTACATTTTTTGGAGTTTTTGGAGTTTGGATTGCGTTCCCTATAGCCGATGTAGTCTCTACAATTCTTACGGGATATTACTTAAATAGAGAGGTTAGAAAAACTTTGGTGCTTCCAAAAAATGTTTAA
- a CDS encoding CocE/NonD family hydrolase: MKQTFVIIILVFINWTSVYTQDIDIKLYQNIPMRDGIKLSANIYFPNTTKKSYPVILIYTPYVNDEAVERGMYFAKEGYVFITLDLRGRGNSEGEYRPFEKDGMDGYDAVQWISQQDWCNGNIGMMGGSYRGMVQWMTLKNKPTALKTIVPTAAVGPGIDFPKYDGIFSNYALQWLNFTGGKSRNNNLFNNGTFWSNKATKKYKEFIPYKDWDLLALNKRNPVFQTWISHPDFDEYWQNFYPTPKEYESFDLPILTITGAFDADQPGAMTYYEDHMKYGNPAGKTNHYLIFGPWSHAGTRKPETELGGLTFGSDSKLDMKKLHLEWFNWTLKNEKKPRFLKDRVNYYIMGQNKWMYANQMDAISNDTITYYLSSPNSNAKLLIDPGHLSPQISSVPDTDIIAYDPLDTENTASYSGSDYYTAPIPIEEKGRILYVSNKLDNTTTIIGRFEVGLYISLDVPDTDLQVSLNVVNEAGQVKYIGSDMLRLRYREGLNQPKLAVPDEVFFCKFDTPFITALELKKGSRFIFSINSINSKYLQKNYNSGKDVSLETKEDAKKAEITIYHSPENPSYIKIPINSKK, translated from the coding sequence ATGAAACAAACCTTCGTCATTATTATTCTGGTATTTATTAATTGGACGTCAGTTTACACGCAGGATATAGACATAAAACTCTATCAAAATATTCCGATGAGGGATGGTATCAAACTATCTGCAAACATCTATTTTCCTAACACTACTAAAAAATCGTATCCGGTAATACTTATATATACACCATATGTTAATGATGAGGCAGTTGAAAGAGGAATGTACTTTGCCAAGGAGGGTTATGTCTTTATTACACTCGATCTTAGAGGTAGAGGAAATTCTGAAGGAGAATACAGACCATTTGAAAAAGATGGGATGGACGGTTATGATGCCGTCCAATGGATAAGTCAACAGGATTGGTGTAATGGAAACATTGGTATGATGGGAGGGTCGTATCGAGGTATGGTCCAATGGATGACCTTAAAGAATAAACCAACAGCACTTAAAACCATTGTCCCAACTGCAGCAGTTGGACCAGGTATTGACTTTCCAAAATATGATGGAATATTTAGTAACTATGCTCTACAATGGTTAAATTTTACAGGTGGTAAAAGTAGAAATAACAATTTGTTTAATAATGGAACTTTTTGGAGTAATAAAGCGACTAAAAAATATAAAGAGTTTATTCCATATAAAGATTGGGATCTCCTAGCACTAAACAAACGTAATCCCGTTTTTCAAACCTGGATTTCTCATCCAGATTTTGATGAATACTGGCAAAATTTTTATCCTACTCCAAAAGAATATGAATCATTTGATCTACCTATTCTTACCATAACAGGAGCTTTTGATGCTGACCAACCAGGTGCAATGACCTATTATGAAGATCATATGAAATACGGAAATCCAGCGGGTAAAACCAATCATTATTTAATTTTTGGACCTTGGTCTCATGCCGGCACACGTAAACCAGAAACGGAATTGGGAGGTCTTACCTTCGGAAGTGATTCTAAACTTGATATGAAAAAACTCCATTTGGAATGGTTTAATTGGACACTCAAAAATGAGAAAAAACCAAGGTTCTTAAAAGATCGGGTAAACTATTATATAATGGGCCAAAACAAGTGGATGTACGCCAATCAAATGGATGCTATTTCAAATGACACGATCACTTACTACTTATCTAGTCCAAATTCTAATGCAAAATTATTAATTGATCCGGGACATCTTTCACCCCAAATATCCTCAGTGCCTGACACTGATATTATTGCATATGATCCTTTGGATACGGAAAATACAGCAAGTTATTCGGGATCGGATTACTATACAGCACCGATACCAATAGAAGAAAAAGGAAGAATACTATATGTCTCTAATAAACTAGATAACACCACCACAATAATCGGAAGATTCGAAGTAGGGCTATATATATCTTTAGATGTTCCTGATACAGATCTACAAGTTTCACTAAACGTAGTTAATGAAGCTGGCCAAGTTAAATATATAGGATCTGATATGCTTCGGTTAAGATATCGCGAGGGATTGAATCAACCAAAATTAGCAGTGCCTGATGAAGTCTTCTTCTGTAAATTTGATACACCGTTTATCACAGCTCTTGAATTAAAAAAAGGAAGTAGATTTATTTTTTCTATCAATTCTATAAACTCTAAGTATCTACAAAAAAATTATAACTCTGGCAAAGACGTTTCGCTGGAAACAAAAGAAGATGCTAAAAAAGCAGAAATCACAATTTATCATTCTCCAGAAAACCCCAGTTACATAAAGATCCCTATAAATAGTAAAAAGTAA
- a CDS encoding glycosyl hydrolase, with translation MIGNFSSLNAQTFNEELYDALEYRLVGPFRGGRSAAVTGVPGKPNLFYFGATGGGVWKTTDGGRTWENISDGFFGGSIGSISVSKSDPNVIYVGGGEKTLRGNVSSGYGVWKSVDAGKTWNQSGLPKSRHIPRIAIHPTNPDIVYAGVLGNIYKPTQDRGVYKSIDGGKTWNKVLFANQNAGAVDLTLDPNNPRILYASTWNARRTPYSLSSGGNGSALWKSTDSGKNWKEISKNKGFAKDTLGIMGVTVSPVNSERVWAIVENKEKGGVYRSDDGGETWNQLNSDRSLRQRAWYYSRIYADPKDKDVVYVVNVSYHKSKDGGKNFSSFRAPHGDHHDLWIAPENPKRMVIGDDGGAQITYDGGETWSTYHNQPTSQFYRVTTDNSFPYRIYAAQQDNSTIRINHRSTGWSISEDDWESTAGGESAHIAIDPKDNDIVYGGSYDGFLTRVNHKTETVRSISVWPDNPMGHGAEDMKYRFQWNFPIMFSKHNPNRLYTFSNQVHVTENEGQNWEVISPDLTRNDPSKLKSSGGPITQDNTSVEYYCTIFAAAESPKKEGLLWTGSDDGLIHVSKDGGKNWSNVTPKGMPEWMMINSIEPSSFDEGTCYIAGTRYKSGDFAPYLYKTTNYGQSWTKITSGIAGEHFTRVLRADPKRKGLLYAGTETGMYISFNDGISWKPFQLNLPIVPITDLVIKDNNLIVATQGRSLWIIDDLTVLHQLSNSLKTQENILFKPKNTYRMRGGGRKGSKTEGTNHPSGVITYFNLKNFDKEKDTVSLTYFNTKGDTIKSFSTKAKEKKDKLSDLKKGSNQFNWNMRGDGAEKLKGMILWWANLDGPKAVPGNYKVSLNVNGKEVSQPFTILADPRAEATAQQMQQQFDFITSVNEMVDKAHQSIKKIRKINNQLKSFSKQYKENDKTKDLVAKAKDLQKQFGEIEKALYQTKNRSGQDPLNFPIKLTNKLGHLNSLVGMGDFGPTAQDIAVKNELTKQINEQLNSFDKLISEEIKSFNSEFNTLQLNYLFVE, from the coding sequence ATGATTGGCAATTTTTCATCATTAAACGCGCAAACATTTAACGAGGAACTATACGATGCATTAGAATATCGATTAGTTGGCCCTTTTAGAGGAGGTCGAAGTGCCGCTGTAACAGGTGTTCCTGGAAAACCAAATCTTTTTTATTTTGGAGCCACTGGTGGTGGTGTATGGAAGACAACCGACGGTGGACGTACCTGGGAAAATATATCTGATGGTTTTTTCGGAGGATCGATTGGTTCTATTTCTGTTTCTAAAAGTGATCCTAATGTTATTTATGTTGGTGGTGGTGAAAAAACACTTCGCGGAAATGTATCTTCTGGTTATGGAGTATGGAAAAGCGTAGACGCTGGAAAAACTTGGAACCAATCTGGTCTTCCCAAAAGTAGGCATATTCCAAGAATAGCGATACACCCAACCAATCCAGATATTGTATATGCCGGTGTTCTAGGAAATATTTATAAACCTACTCAAGATCGCGGTGTTTATAAAAGTATTGATGGTGGAAAGACTTGGAATAAAGTATTATTTGCTAATCAAAATGCTGGTGCAGTGGATCTAACATTAGATCCTAATAATCCTAGAATTCTGTATGCATCGACTTGGAATGCAAGAAGAACACCTTACAGCTTAAGCTCTGGAGGTAATGGTTCTGCACTATGGAAAAGTACAGATAGTGGAAAAAATTGGAAAGAAATATCTAAAAACAAAGGTTTTGCAAAAGACACCTTAGGGATTATGGGAGTTACCGTTTCTCCTGTTAATAGTGAAAGAGTTTGGGCTATTGTAGAGAATAAGGAGAAAGGTGGTGTTTACAGAAGTGATGATGGTGGCGAAACTTGGAACCAACTTAACAGTGATCGAAGTCTTCGTCAACGTGCTTGGTATTACTCTCGTATTTATGCTGATCCAAAAGACAAAGATGTCGTATATGTAGTTAATGTATCTTACCATAAAAGTAAGGACGGTGGAAAAAACTTTAGTAGTTTCAGAGCACCTCATGGAGATCATCACGATTTATGGATTGCTCCAGAAAATCCAAAACGAATGGTTATTGGTGATGATGGTGGTGCGCAGATTACTTATGACGGTGGAGAAACTTGGAGTACATACCATAATCAACCAACTTCTCAATTTTACAGAGTTACCACCGATAATAGTTTTCCTTATAGAATTTATGCGGCACAACAAGATAATTCTACCATTAGAATTAATCATAGAAGCACAGGTTGGTCTATTTCCGAAGATGATTGGGAATCTACAGCAGGAGGAGAATCTGCACATATTGCTATAGACCCTAAAGATAATGACATCGTTTATGGAGGTAGTTATGACGGGTTCTTAACTAGAGTAAATCATAAAACCGAAACGGTAAGATCTATTAGCGTTTGGCCAGATAACCCAATGGGGCATGGAGCAGAAGATATGAAATATCGCTTTCAATGGAATTTTCCGATTATGTTTTCAAAACACAATCCAAATAGATTATATACTTTTTCAAATCAGGTTCACGTAACCGAAAATGAAGGTCAAAACTGGGAAGTGATTAGCCCTGATCTTACTAGAAATGATCCAAGCAAACTTAAATCTTCAGGAGGTCCAATTACTCAAGATAATACATCGGTTGAATATTACTGTACTATTTTTGCTGCTGCCGAAAGCCCTAAAAAAGAAGGATTATTATGGACTGGAAGTGATGATGGATTGATTCATGTAAGTAAAGATGGTGGAAAAAACTGGAGTAATGTGACTCCTAAAGGGATGCCAGAATGGATGATGATTAACAGCATAGAACCTAGTAGTTTTGATGAAGGAACTTGTTATATCGCAGGTACTCGTTATAAATCTGGAGATTTTGCCCCATACCTTTATAAAACTACAAATTATGGACAATCTTGGACTAAAATTACCAGCGGAATAGCTGGCGAACATTTTACACGTGTACTTCGTGCAGATCCAAAACGAAAAGGATTGTTATACGCCGGTACAGAAACAGGAATGTACATTTCTTTCAACGACGGTATAAGCTGGAAACCATTTCAATTAAACCTTCCTATTGTACCAATAACAGACCTTGTCATTAAAGACAATAATTTGATAGTGGCAACGCAAGGTCGAAGTCTTTGGATCATCGATGATCTTACCGTATTACATCAACTTAGTAATAGTTTAAAAACTCAAGAAAACATCCTATTCAAACCTAAAAACACATATAGAATGCGTGGTGGTGGAAGAAAAGGTTCTAAAACCGAAGGAACCAATCATCCTAGCGGTGTAATTACTTATTTTAACCTTAAAAACTTTGATAAAGAAAAAGATACCGTTTCATTAACATATTTTAATACTAAGGGCGATACTATCAAATCTTTTAGTACTAAAGCAAAAGAGAAAAAAGATAAATTAAGTGATCTAAAAAAAGGATCCAATCAATTTAACTGGAATATGCGGGGTGATGGTGCAGAAAAATTAAAAGGAATGATTTTATGGTGGGCAAATCTTGATGGTCCTAAAGCTGTTCCTGGAAATTATAAGGTAAGCTTAAATGTAAATGGAAAAGAGGTTTCGCAACCGTTCACCATTTTAGCAGATCCAAGAGCAGAAGCTACAGCGCAACAAATGCAACAACAATTTGATTTTATTACTAGTGTAAATGAAATGGTAGACAAAGCACATCAATCTATCAAAAAAATAAGGAAGATCAACAATCAATTAAAATCTTTCTCGAAACAATATAAAGAGAATGATAAGACAAAAGATTTAGTTGCTAAAGCTAAAGATTTACAAAAGCAGTTTGGAGAAATTGAGAAAGCACTATATCAAACTAAAAACCGAAGTGGTCAGGACCCTTTAAACTTCCCTATAAAATTGACCAATAAACTAGGGCATTTAAACTCATTAGTAGGAATGGGAGATTTTGGACCAACAGCACAAGATATAGCTGTAAAAAATGAACTTACAAAACAGATTAACGAGCAACTAAACTCTTTTGATAAATTAATTTCGGAAGAAATAAAAAGCTTTAACTCAGAATTCAATACCTTGCAGCTTAATTATCTTTTTGTAGAGTAA